From a single Miscanthus floridulus cultivar M001 chromosome 8, ASM1932011v1, whole genome shotgun sequence genomic region:
- the LOC136469515 gene encoding wall-associated receptor kinase 3-like produces MRKIKLQKAKKMKQKFFDQNHGLLLQQLISRNTDIGERMIITLRELEKATDNFDSSRLVGGGGHGVVFKGIMDLHVVAIKKSKIVVQREIDELINEVVVLSQVNHRNVVKLLGCRLETEVPLLVYEFISNGTLYSHLHVEGPISLPWADRIRIALEVARTLSYLHSSASMPIFHRDIKSSNILLDDSFTAKVSDFGASRYIPIDQTGVTTIIQGTTGYLDPMSLFRTGCMSHYTGRLTDKSDVFSFGVLLIELLTRKKPFIYRSNDGNNLVSYFEKMLAISNLADIVDPQVMEEDGDLQEVATLAMICTKLRVEDRPTTREVEMTLENLLVKKKLLPCITTPRINNEDATQVQYMSIESATNDPRRQYTMEEEILLSASYPR; encoded by the exons ATGCGTAAAATCAAATTACAGAAGGCGAAGAAGATGAAACAAAAGTTTTTCGATCAAAATCATGGGTTACTATTACAACAATTAATATCACGCAACACAGACATTGGTGAAAGAATGATAATTACCTTAAGAGAGCTAGAGAAGGCAACGGACAATTTTGATAGCTCTCGATTGGTCGGTGGTGGAGGGCATGGAGTTGTGTTCAAAGGAATTATGGATCTGCATGTTGTGGCAATCAAGAAATCAAAGATAGTAGTACAAAGAGAAATCGACGAATTGATAAATGAAGTTGTTGTTCTTTCTCAAGTGAACCATAGAAATGTGGTGAAGCTCCTAGGCTGTCGCCTTGAGACGGAAGTCCCATTGCTAGTTTATGAGTTCATTTCAAATGGAACCCTTTATAGTCATCTTCATGTTGAAGGACCAATATCACTACCATGGGCAGATAGAATAAGGATTGCACTCGAAGTTGCTAGAACTTTGTCCTATCTACACTCATCTGCTTCTATGCCGATATTTCATAGAGATATTAAGTCATCCAATATACTTCTTGATGATAGTTTTACAGCAAAAGTATCAGACTTTGGAGCTTCAAGGTATATTCCAATTGATCAAACAGGAGTAACAACTATTATTCAAGGAACAACAGGATACTTAGACCCTATGAGCCTGTTC cgaacaggctgtatgtcTCATTACACGGGTCGACTAACAGACAAGAGCGATGTCTTTAGTTTTGGTGTTCTTCTTATAGAATTGCTTACTAGAAAGAAACCGTTCATCTACAGATCAAATGATGGCAACAATCTTGTTTCATATTTTGAGAAGATGCTTGCAATAAGCAACCTAGCAGATATAGTGGATCCTCAAGTCATGGAGGAAGATGGAGACCTCCAAGAAGTAGCCACACTTGCAATGATATGTACTAAATTAAGGGTAGAAGACCGACCTACAACGAGGGAAGTGGAGATGACACTTGAAAACTTGTTAGTGAAGAAAAAACTTCTCCCGTGTATTACTACACCAAGGATAAATAATGAGGATGCGACTCAAGTTCAGTACATGTCAATTGAATCagcaactaatgacccaagaAGACAATACACTATGGAAGAGGAAATACTATTATCAGCAAGTTACCCTCGGTGA
- the LOC136472832 gene encoding disease resistance protein RGA5-like, with amino-acid sequence MYAFLKDMSGMPNPNEQAKCWMNEVRELSYDIDDSVDEFMIRVEQESSSKPQGFRGFIDRCLSLLTTIKAHHQITRKFRGLKRLAEEVSERRKRYRIDDTISKQQDTTIDPRMLALYTETARLVGIDGPRDELIQLMMGEDDQLKVISIVGFGGLGKTTLASEIFHKLEGQYQCQSFVPVSQKPNLWNVLRKVLFQVGYAAPENTNMEIWDVDELISTLHKFLTGKRFFIVIDDIWDATAWSTIRCALPENKNGSRVIATTRIEAVAAACCSNDYEYVYKMKALDTVDSRRLFFKRIFGSEDTCPPYLEEVSTGILKRCGGMPLAIITLSSHLATRRNKLDRELWEHTLNSLGCNLELNPTLEGMRQILSLSYTNLPHCLKACVLYLGMYPEDHEISKTDLVRQWVAQGFISKAGGQDAEDIAVDYFNEIVNRSIIQPAHTDSNNDVLSCRVHDMMLDLIIHKCREENFVTASDDIQDISGTRSTVRRLSLYLNGVTDSKSLGTIQLSHVRALTRFGTSTYIPPLGEFKHLRVLNLELRVGVAQMTVDLTGLCYLFQLRYLKIMIFGFGYIELPSKISGLQQLETLEIDVGKVQIPSDVVHLRRLRHLIVSGGFSLPGGIGNMKSIHTLRFRQLCMSLSSADTIKEIGELTNLRDLQLRFNYERRSTGYEAAARQSLDALHSSLGKLLDLRYLDIKHDGCLDDGFSSLSGSGSGSDTPLLLLRRFVTLWGWHSRLPRWIGQLQNLHDLQLAVKEVHGDDIRILAQLASLTNLHVKIQATPRENMVICRAGFPVLKHFEIGCSRMSYLIFEAGAMPRLQMLEVYFNASGWDKHGGAPTGIEHLSGLKEITVRISGRGARESNRRAALSALRNAADAHPGCPTTDIRCFDDMWTDFDDYVMEEAQEPVDLSP; translated from the exons ATGTACGCGTTCCTCAAGGATATGTCAGGCATGCCCAATCCCAACGAACAAGCAAAGTGCTGGATGAATGAGGTACGCGAGCTGTCATATGACATCGACGACAGCGTTGATGAATTCATGATTCGTGTGGAGCAGGAATCCAGCAGCAAGCCACAAGGCTTTAGGGGATTCATCGACAGGTGCCTGAGCCTGTTGACGACGATCAAGGCTCACCATCAGATCACAAGGAAATTCCGAGGCCTCAAGAGACTTGCTGAGGAGGTGAGCGAGCGCCGCAAGAGGTACAGGATTGATGACACCATCTCCAAGCAACAAGACACGACTATAGACCCTCGCATGCTGGCGCTCTATACAGAGACAGCACGCCTTGTAGGCATCGACGGGCCGAGGGATGAGCTCATTCAGTTGATGATGGGTGAAGATGATCAGCTTAAGGTGATCTCTATTGTGGGATTTGGAGGTCTTGGTAAAACTACCCTTGCAAGCGAGATATTTCACAAGTTGGAGGGGCAGTACCAGTGTCAAAGCTTTGTTCCTGTGTCCCAGAAACCAAATCTATGGAATGTTTTGAGGAAGGTACTCTTTCAAGTCGGCTATGCAGCCCCAGAGAACACCAACATGGAAATATGGGATGTGGATGAACTCATCAGCACTTTGCACAAATTCCTTACAGGCAAGAG ATTCTTCATTGTAATTGATGATATATGGGATGCAACAGCATGGAGTACTATTAGATGCGCTCTTCCAGAAAACAAGAATGGTAGCAGAGTGATAGCAACTACAAGAATTGAGGCTGTCGCTGCAGCATGCTGCTCGAATGACTATGAATATGTTTATAAGATGAAGGCACTTGACACCGTGGACTCGAGGAGGTTATTTTTCAAAAGGATATTTGGTTCAGAGGATACTTGTCCTCCATATTTGGAAGAAGTGTCAACCGGTATCCTAAAAAGATGTGGTGGCATGCCCCTTGCAATTATCACTCTATCTAGCCATTTGGCCACTCGACGGAACAAACTGGACAGGGAGCTATGGGAGCACACACTAAATTCTTTGGGTTGCAACCTTGAACTGAATCCCACCTTGGAAGGAATGCGACAGATACTGAGCCTGAGCTACACAAATCTTCCTCATTGTTTGAAGGCATGCGTGTTATATTTGGGCATGTATCCAGAGGATCACGAAATCAGCAAGACTGATTTGGTCAGACAATGGGTAGCTCAAGGTTTTATCAGTAAAGCAGGTGGGCAAGACGCAGAGGATATTGCAGTCGACTATTTCAATGAGATTGTCAATAGGAGCATTATTCAACCAGCACATACAGATAGTAACAACGATGTTCTGTCCTGTAGGGTGCACGATATGATGCTTGATCTTATTATACACAAATGCAGAGAAGAGAATTTTGTCACTGCAAGTGATGACATACAAGACATTAGTGGAACGCGTAGCACCGTTCGTCGACTGTCCCTTTACTTGAATGGTGTTACAGATAGCAAATCTCTTGGAACCATTCAACTCTCACATGTAAGAGCATTAACCAGATTTGGCACATCAACATACATACCTCCTTTAGGGGAGTTCAAGCATCTGCGGGTTTTGAATCTGGAACTTCGAGTTGGTGTCGCGCAGATGACAGTGGACCTAACTGGATTGTGTTATTTGTTCCAACTAAGGTACCTGAAAATTATGATTTTTGGTTTTGGTTATATAGAGCTACCAAGCAAAATTTCAGGATTGCAGCAGTTGGAGACATTGGAAATCGATGTAGGCAAGGTCCAGATTCCATCAGATGTTGTTCATTTGCGCCGGTTGCGGCACCTGATCGTTAGTGGCGGGTTCAGTTTGCCCGGAGGCATTGGTAACATGAAATCCATACACACGCTACGGTTTAGACAATTGTGCATGAGCTTGAGCTCAGCAGACACCATCAAAGAAATTGGGGAGCTCACCAATCTGAGGGATCTTCAACTACGGTTCAACTATGAAAGGCGATCAACAGGTTACGAGGCAGCAGCAAGACAGTCCTTGGATGCTCTGCACTCTTCCCTCGGGAAGCTTCTCGATCTCCGATACCTAGATATCAAGCATGATGGTTGCCTGGACGATGGATTCAGTTCACTCTctggtagtggtagtggtagtgatactcccctcctcctcctccggagaTTCGTGACGTTGTGGGGCTGGCATTCCAGGCTTCCCAGGTGGATTGGACAACTCCAGAACCTCCACGACCTGCAACTTGCGGTCAAGGAGGTGCATGGAGATGACATCAGAATCCTTGCACAGCTAGCCTCCCTCACCAATCTCCACGTGAAAATTCAGGCAACTCCTAGGGAGAACATGGTCATCTGCAGAGCTGGATTCCCTGTTTTGAAGCATTTTGAGATTGGATGTAGCAGGATGTCATacctcatctttgaggcaggggCGATGCCCAGGCTCCAGATGCTGGAGGTATACTTCAACGCTTCAGGATGGGACAAGCACGGTGGTGCACCCACTGGCATCGAGCATCTGTCAGGCCTCAAGGAGATCACCGTGCGAATTTCGGGCCGAGGTGCCAGGGAATCCAATCGAAGAGCTGCATTGTCCGCGCTAAGAAACGCTGCTGATGCGCACCCAGGTTGTCCTACAACTGACATCAGGTGTTTTGATGACATGTGGACAGATTTTGACGACTACGTGATGGAGGAGGCGCAGGAGCCTGTGGACCTGAGTCCCTAA